A genomic segment from Triticum dicoccoides isolate Atlit2015 ecotype Zavitan chromosome 1A, WEW_v2.0, whole genome shotgun sequence encodes:
- the LOC119288245 gene encoding disease resistance protein RGA2-like: MEAIISAVLGDLVGRAISFVVKKLREQTTSEEDLQRLRQLLLRVSAVVEEAEGRRVTNRGMIHQASTMREQMFRGYYLLDTFRSREKEADDEEVSRFLFAQSNFNPAKRIRCLSSNSQIESTVIGRESSQELKQVVLGLESVVADMKEFAIFLMSYPRMYQQPYGAYLFVDKYMFCRQMEREQAISFLLQAEPPGNGNVGVLPIVGPARVGKSTLADHVCNDERVQNHFSLILLYTGNDLKDETVTSFRDHCTIKHQNIGLDEKRLLVVIELLGDVDKGAWKRLLHLYELYMPHGSKIIITSRSEKTASLGTTEAVRLNYLSKEAYWYFFRTLVFGSTDPEEHPKLTSIAMEIALEMRESFLYAYIIAALLRENISARFWCRVLRHLREHRQKNILLLGECPVDEEQPRYVWSMAKRRQGSEDIKFYLQGCDPQKGPASHGEIPKITVMDLISGTWSAMPRGKFEVLSWRSVIPPYYSYTTVCEFVRHESSTTA; the protein is encoded by the coding sequence ATGGAAGCAATCATTTCTGCGGTTCTTGGTGATCTTGTCGGCAGAGCTATATCCTTCGTGGTCAAGAAGCTCCGCGAGCAGACAACCTCTGAGGAGGATCTGCAGAGGCTGCGCCAGCTGCTTCTGAGGGTAAGTGCCGTTGTTGAGGAGGCCGAGGGGCGGCGTGTCACAAACCGAGGGATGATACATCAGGCTAGCACGATGAGAGAGCAAATGTTCAGAGGGTACTACCTTCTTGACACCTTCAGGTCCAGAGAGAAGGAGGCCGATGATGAGGAGGTGAGTCGCTTCTTGTTTGCTCAATCCAATTTCAATCCGGCTAAGCGTATTCGCTGTCTTTCTAGCAACAGTCAGATTGAGAGCACGGTAATTGGTAGAGAAAGCAGTCAGGAGTTGAAACAGGTTGTTCTTGGCCTAGAAAGCGTGGTTGCTGATATGAAGGAGTTTGCTATATTTCTGATGAGCTACCCTCGCATGTACCAGCAACCCTATGGGGCATATTTATTTGTGGACAAGTATATGTTTTGCCGCCAAATGGAGAGGGAACAAGCCATCAGCTTCTTGCTACAAGCTGAGCCTCCAGGGAATGGAAATGTGGGCGTCCTTCCAATTGTTGGTCCTGCACGAGTTGGGAAGAGCACTCTTGCGGACCATGTTTGCAATGATGAGCGTGTGcagaatcacttctccttgatcttGCTCTACACTGGAAACGACCTTAAAGATGAAACAGTGACAAGTTTTAGAGATCATTGTACGATCAAGCATCAAAATATTGGCTTGGATGAAAAAAGGTTGTTGGTTGTCATTGAGCTCTTAGGGGATGTGGACAAAGGGGCATGGAAGAGGCTGCTACACTTGTATGAACTATACATGCCACATGGGAGCAAAATCATAATCACCAGCCGATCAGAGAAGACGGCCAGTCTTGGAACAACGGAAGCTGTCAGGCTAAATTATTTGTCAAAAGAAGCTTACTGGTATTTCTTCAGGACGCTCGTGTTTGGTAGCACGGATCCGGAGGAGCACCCAAAGCTAACATCCATTGCCATGGAGATAGCCCTAGAGATGCGTGAATCTTTCTTATACGCATATATCATTGCTGCCTTACTGAGAGAAAATATTAGTGCTCGGTTCTGGTGCAGGGTTCTCAGACACCTTAGGGAGCACAGGCAGAAGAATATCTTGTTGTTAGGTGAATGTCCTGTTGATGAAGAACAGCCACGGTATGTTTGGAGCATGGCCAAAAGGCGGCAAGGTTCTGAGGATATTAAGTTCTATCTGCAAGGGTGTGACCCTCAAAAAGGGCCTGCTTCTCATGGCGAGATTCCAAAGATAACAGTGATGGATCTTATATCTGGCACCTGGAGTGCTATGCCACGGGGAAAATTTGAGGTCTTGTCCTGGAGGTCTGTTATACCACCGTACTACAGCTACACAACTGTTTGTGAGTTTGTCCGGCACGAGAGTAGTACCACAGCATAG
- the LOC119288252 gene encoding disease resistance protein RGA2-like: protein METFISAVLGDLAGRAISFVVDKCREQGTEEDDLQRLHQLLLRLRVIIEEAEGRCVTNRGMICQVSMMRKQMFRGHYLLDTFKCREKKTDDEEVSRSLFIQSKFNPAKRFRRLSSGTQIESIEIGRDISKELKQLVLALETVVVDMKEFAIFLMSYPRMCREPYGAYLFFDKCMFGRQMEREQAISFLLQPEPLGGENLGVLPIVGPGLIGKSTLVEHVCDDERVHNHFSLILLYNGNDLKDETAMTFRDHCVVKHQNMASGKERLLVVIELLGDVDEEAWKRLLHSAESCMTSGSKIIVTSRSEKMIRFGTAEAVKLSCLSEEAYWYFFKMLVFGSTDPEEHPRLTSIAMELALRMCGSFISACVIAALLRENLSAWFWCRVLRSFRKYMQKNLLLFGEYRDVDKSRYIMTIAETQRVSKDLKLFLLYPSYQKGPAAQGEVPRITVVDVLFSRWSTVPQGKFEVLCWRSVIPPYYNYIYVCEFVQHKNTTP, encoded by the coding sequence ATGGAGACATTCATTTCTGCAGTTCTTGGTGATCTTGCTGGCAGAGCCATATCATTCGTGGTCGACAAGTGCCGTGAGCAGGGAACCGAGGAAGACGATCTGCAGAGGCTGCATCAGCTGCTTCTGAGGTTACGTGTCATCATCGAGGAGGCCGAGGGGCGGTGTGTCACCAACCGAGGGATGATCTGTCAAGTTAGCATGATGAGAAAGCAAATGTTCAGAGGGCACTACCTACTCGACACCTTCAAGTGCAGAGAGAAGAAGACCGACGATGAGGAGGTGAGTCGCTCCCTGTTCATTCAATCCAAATTTAACCCCGCAAAGCGCTTTCGCCGCCTTTCTAGCGGCACTCAAATTGAGAGCATAGAAATTGGTAGAGACATCAGTAAGGAGTTGAAACAGCTTGTTCTTGCCCTGGAAACCGTGGTTGTTGATATGAAGGAGTTTGCTATATTTCTGATGAGCTATCCTCGCATGTGCCGCGAACCTTATGGTGCATATTTATTTTTTGACAAGTGTATGTTCGGTCGCCAAATGGAGAGGGAACAAGCCATCAGCTTCTTGCTACAACCTGAGCCTCTAGGGGGTGAGAATCTGGGTGTTCTTCCGATCGTTGGTCCTGGACTTATTGGGAAAAGCACTCTTGTGGAACATGTTTGCGACGATGAGCGTGTGcacaatcacttctccttgatcttGCTCTACAATGGAAATGACCTTAAAGATGAAACTGCAATGACTTTTAGAGATCATTGCGTGGTCAAGCATCAAAATATGGCCTCGGGTAAAGAAAGGTTGTTGGTTGTCATTGAACTCTTAGGGGATGTGGACGAAGAGGCATGGAAGAGGCTGCTGCATTCTGCTGAAAGTTGCATGACAAGTGGGAGTAAAATCATAGTGACTAGCCGATCAGAGAAGATGATCAGGTTTGGAACAGCGGAAGCTGTCAAGCTAAGTTGTTTGTCTGAAGAAGCTTACTGGTATTTCTTCAAGATGCTTGTGTTTGGAAGCACGGATCCGGAGGAGCACCCAAGGTTAACATCCATAGCCATGGAGCTAGCCCTCAGGATGTGCGGATCTTTCATCTCTGCATGTGTTATTGCCGCTTTACTGAGAGAAAATCTCAGTGCCTGGTTCTGGTGCAGGGTTCTCAGAAGCTTTAGGAAGTACATGCAGAAGAATTTATTGTTGTTCGGTGAATATCGTGACGTGGATAAGTCTCGGTATATTATGACCATTGCTGAAACACAGCGAGTTTCTAAGGATCTTAAGCTCTTTCTGCTCTATCCTAGTTATCAAAAAGGGCCGGCTGCTCAGGGCGAAGTTCCGAGGATAACAGTGGTAGATGTTCTATTCAGTAGATGGAGCACTGTGCCACAGGGCAAATTTGAGGTCTTGTGCTGGAGGTCTGTCATACCACCATACTACAACTATATATATGTTTGTGAGTTTGTGCAGCACAAGAACACCACACCGTAA